One Diospyros lotus cultivar Yz01 chromosome 1, ASM1463336v1, whole genome shotgun sequence genomic window carries:
- the LOC127805720 gene encoding uncharacterized protein LOC127805720: MGSLELILRSLITGSATGRKMSGRRRRPRTHDQAGTTHDEIPEQTHETPGEITRDEYRREMDEMRGMLTRLMQVVNTIAANQGRQGSQEAGGSGDAPPVIPVAPAVPVARDHGTQLLKDFMAFRPPEFHGGSDASAAENWMLAIEKHHRSIGCVDDRRVRLSTFLLRGDAERWWETARQRFGEREPTWAEFQEVFNAAYCPTWVREQKVYEFIDLVQGNKTVAQYEAEFTVLARYAPDLVSTEAKKASKFQRGLRPDIRHAYGGVQCNDYAAAVQRAYAIERDRNEWRVIQSNRKGANSSQASKKMKWAAEPGHDEGKEPLCRQCGRWHKGQCMAGQDVCYMCGQVGHMKKDCPRNQTALPTPLAQEVTYFKCGQRGHKANVCTHPPQYGGQRAGGQGPRGNQRPPARGPVAVQAAAPLLPAAQHPPMAERPHVQGRVYALTSAEAEQGSGTIQGILSLYDHDVRVLFDTGATHSFLAPHAMCYIPHSWIALPYHLIVSTPGDRIMVGREKFENCEIGVHDRKLLGDLIILDISDFDLILGMDWLSRHYAKVDCRKKTISFEIPLQPVLEYRGVKPVSTIPMISVMKVEKLLRDGCEAYLAFVTTDEGSKKDLTKVPVARDFADVFPDDLPGLPPRRDVEFSIELLPGTQPVSKAPYRMAPNELKELKTQLEELIEKGFIRPSSSPWGAPVLFVRKKDGSLRLCIDYRQLNQIDLRSGYHQVRVRDEDIQKTAFRTRYGHYEFVVMPFGLTNAPAIFMDLMNRALREYLDCFIIVFIDDILVYSPSAEEHEEHLTLVLRRLREEQLYAKFSKCEFWLDRIGFLGHIVSRDGISVDPEKTKAVMDWPRPTTVTEIRSFLGLAGYYRRFIEGFARLSSSMTKLTRKGVKIRVERCV, from the exons ATGGGATCCCTTGAGCTCATTTTGAGATCTTTGATTACCG GTTCAGCCACAGGCAG GAAGATGAGTGGTAGACGAAGACGACCACGTACCCACGATCAGGCTGGAACAACTCATGATGAGATTCCTGAGCAGACCCATGAGACGCCTGGAGAGATTACTAGAGATGAGTATCGCCGAGAGATGGACGAGATGAGAGGTATGCTGACGAGGTTGATGCAAGTAGTGAATACCATAGCTGCTAATCAAGGGAGGCAAGGGTCTcaagaagcaggaggcagtgGAGATGCACCGCCAGTCATACCAGTTGCCCCGGCAGTTCCAGTGGCGAGAGATCATGGGACCCAATTATTGAAAGATTTTATGGCCTTTCGACCACCCGAGTTCCATGGTGGCTCAGATGCTTCAGCGGCAGAGAATTGGATGTTGGCAATAGAGAAGCACCATCGATcgattggttgtgttgatgatCGTCGTGTTAGACTCAGTACCTTTCTACTTCGAGGAGATGcggagagatggtgggagactgcccgccAGAGGTTTGGAGAGAGGGAGCCGACTTGGGCCGAGTTCCAAGAGGTGTTTAATGCGGCATATTGCCCTACATGGGTCCGAGAGCAAAAGGTATATGAATTTATTGATCTAGTGCAGGGCAACAAGACGGTGGCTCAGTACGAGGCAGAGTTTACAGTATTAGCCCGATATGCTCCAGATTTGGTTTCtactgaagcaaagaaggcttCTAAATTTCAAAGAGGACTACGTCCAGACATCCGTCATGCCTATGGAGGAGTCCAGTGCAATGACTACGCAGCAGCTGTTCAGCGAGCCTACGCTATTGAGAGAGACCGTAATGAATGGAGGGTGATACAATCAAACAGGAAAGGAGCTAATTCGTCTCAAGCAAGCAAGAAGATGAAGTGGGCGGCCGAGCCAGGTCACGATGAGGGGAAGGAACCACTATGCCGTCAGTGTGGGAGGTGGCACAAGGGACAATGCATGGCTGGACAGGACGTATGTTATATGTGTGGACAGGTTGGCCATATGAAGAAGGATTGTCCGAGGAATCAGACAGCGCTTCCAACACCCCTAGCTCAGGAGGTAACTTACTTCAAGTGTGGACAACGAGGGCACAAGGCAAATGTTTGCACACATCCACCGCAGTACGGAGGACAGAGGGCAGGAGGTCAGGGCCCGAGGGGTAATCAAAGGCCACCAGCTAGGGGACCAGTGGCAGTCCAGGCAGCCGCACCACTTCTACCTGCAGCTCAGCACCCACCTATGGCAGAGAGACCCCATGTTCAGGGTAGAGTATATGCTCTCACATCAGCTGAGGCCGAGCAGGGTAGCGGGACgatccaaggtattctatctCTCTATGATCATGATGTTCGAGTGCTTTTTGATACAGGAGCTACACATTCTTTTCTTGCACCGCATGCTATGTGTTATATTCCTCATTCTTGGATCGCGTTGCCATATCATTTGATTGTGTCTACCCCTGGGGATAGAATCATGGTGGGGAGggagaaatttgaaaattgtgaGATAGGAGTGCATGATAGGAAGTTATTGGGTGATTTGATCATTCTTGATATTAGTGactttgatttgatccttggtaTGGATTGGTTATCTCGGCATTATGCCAAAGTTGACTGTCGTAAGAAGACTATTTCTTTCGAGATACCTCTGCAGCCAGTCCTTGAATATAGAGGCGTCAAGCCTGTATCTACAATACCCATGATCTCTgtgatgaaagtagagaagctaCTACGGGATGGTTGTGAGGCCTACCTAGCTTTTGTGACTACTGATGAAGGGAGCAAGAAGGATTTGACCAAGGTGCCAGTAGCTCGAGATTTTGCCGATGTCTTTCCTGACGACCTACCGGGATTGCCTCCCCGGCGAGATGTGGAGTTTTCTATTGAGTTGTTACCTGGTACCCAGCCTGTATCTAAGGCTCCGTAtcgaatggcacctaatgagcttAAGGAGTTGAAGACCCAGTTGGAAGAGTTGATAGAGAAGGGTTTCATTCGACCCAGCTCATCTCCTTGGGGTGCACCTGTTTTGTTcgtgagaaagaaagatggatcgCTACGGTTATGTATCGATTATCGCCAGCTGAATCAG attgatttgagatcaggCTATCATCAAGTACGAGTTAGAGATGAAGACATTCAGAAGACAGCTTTTCGGACTCGCTATGGTCACTATGAGTTCGTGGTGATGCCTTTCGGTTTGACTAATGCCCCAGCTATTTTCATGGACCTGATGAATCGAGCCCTTCGTGAGTATTTAGATTgctttattattgtgtttattgatgatattctaGTATACTCACCCAGTGCAGAGGAGCATGAGGAGCATCTTACCTTAGTATTGAGGAGGCTTAGGGaggagcagttatatgccaagtttagCAAGTGCGAGTTTTGGTTAGATCGAATTGGATTCTTGGGTCATATTGTGTCTAGAGATGGCATTTCAGTGGATCCCGAGAAGACTAaggcagttatggattggccaagGCCgacgacagtgacagagatcCGTAGTTTCTTGGGACTTGCTGgatattatagaagatttattGAAGGTtttgctcgtttatcttccTCGATGACAAAGCTGACGAGGAAAGGAGTAAAAATTCGAGTGGAACGATGCGTGTGA
- the LOC127805884 gene encoding uncharacterized protein LOC127805884: MPMKGVRRFGVSGKLSPRYIGPFEILRRVGSLAYELALPPQLAHVHNVFHVSMLRKYVPDPQHVIDYQSLEVSEDVSYKEMPVSILERKEKILRNRSIPLVKVQWQRHSQDEATWELEEEMRRRYPSLFE; this comes from the coding sequence atgcctatgaAGGGTGTGCGACGTTTTGGAGTATCAGGGAAGCTTAGCCCACGTTATATTGGACCGTTTGAGATATTGAGGAGAGTTGGatctttggcatatgagttagctttacCACCTCAATTGGCTCAcgttcataatgtgttccatgtaTCGATGTTAAGGAAGTATGTTCCCGATCCGCAGCATGTGATTGATTATCAATCGCTTGAGGTTAGTGAGGATGTGTCCTATAAGGAGATGCCCGTCAGTATTTTGGAGCGCaaggaaaagattttgaggaaccgCTCAATTCCACTTGTCAAAGTGCAATGGCAGCGACACTCTCAAGACGAGGcaacttgggagctagaggaagAAATGCGACGCCGATATCCCTCCTTGTTCGAGTGA